In one window of Branchiostoma floridae strain S238N-H82 chromosome 14, Bfl_VNyyK, whole genome shotgun sequence DNA:
- the LOC118431150 gene encoding uncharacterized protein LOC118431150 encodes MKSFVFMCLVALATAKYYNVRVQEKGVQFRETIQTEGKYQLVEVPAHNDRHHIAVLTNLQLDQTVYCFPERGLCFLIPTSEHGAEPDSQTLEQGMDQVMTQRNGLIGDWETVVVDNKWAVVEQNLDRSVLTDARLRSFYPNLPLHRVQKLSEGAPILSGSTDAVAAAKRQLISGACSADADPQRMYAVSNPAGCEYLVFCGGQNDQYSECPRRHVTDTFFMVCLCCPEHTNREQCLFCQNLECSGYFDNTGVC; translated from the exons aTGAAGTCGTTTGTGTTCATGTGCCTCGTGGCCCTGGCCACTGCTAAG TACTACAACGTGCGCGTCCAGGAAAAGGGCGTCCAGTTCCGGGAAACCATCCAGACGGAAGGGAAGTACCAGTTGGTTGAAGTCCCCGCACACAACGATCGCCACCACATCGCCGTGCTCACCAACCTCCAACTC GACCAGACCGTGTACTGTTTCCCTGAGCGCGGCTTGTGTTTCCTCATCCCCACCTCAGAACATGGCGCAGAACCGGACTCACAGACTCTGGAGCAAGGCATGGACCAAGTCATG ACGCAGCGTAACGGGCTGATCGGAGACTGGGAGACCGTGGTGGTGGACAACAAGTGGGCGGTGGTCGAGCAGAACCTGGACCGCAGCGTCCTCACCGACGCGCGCCTGCGCAGCTTCTATCCCAACCTGCCCCTGCACCGCGTGCAGAAGCTGTCAGAGGGCGCTCCTATCCTGTCCGGAAGTACGGATGCAG TTGCAGCCGCTAAACGCCAGCTGATCTCTGGAGCCTGTAGCGCTGACGCGGACCCCCAGCGCATGTACGCCGTGTCCAACCCTGCCGGCTGTGAGTACCTGGTGTTCTGTGGAGGACAGAACGACCAGTACAGCGAGTGTCCCCGCCGACACGTCACCGACACATTCTTCATG gtgtgCCTGTGCTGTCCGGAACACACCAACAGGGAACAGTGCCTCTTCTGTCAGAACCTGGAGTGCAGCGGCTACTTCGACAACACCGGTGTCTGCTAA